Genomic DNA from Babylonia areolata isolate BAREFJ2019XMU chromosome 9, ASM4173473v1, whole genome shotgun sequence:
tgtgtgtatgtgtgtgtgtgggtggtgtgtgtgtgtgtactttcctttgtgtgtgtgtgtttgtttgtgtgcatgtgtgcgcatgtttgtgtgtgtgtgtgtgtgtgtatgtgtgtacttccCTGCTTGTGAGAGTGTGTTGATCTGGATCTGGATAAATACTTGCTGAAGCCAAGgactgacagtgagagacagagagagagagagagagagagagagagagagagagagagagagagaagacaagacaaattctttattttcgaggataacagataagcactggcacgcttttttttcatccagtccccgccctgaaacagggtctacactactacattatatatgtcactgcatgcactacacaatgctacttaaagtcatagcatgcgaatacaatactacataaaagcataagcatggtaataacacacacacacacacacacacacacacagaggcacaagcatggtattaatgaacgacatgggggggtgggggggaaggggagcaaaaaaaaacaacaacactcagaacacacacataatctctctctctctctctctctccctctctctcacacttacacacacataagcaaacattgtgtatgttaacaaatactatactaatgtgaatatgaaactaagtccaataaaaaaaataataataataatacacatagcaataacaggcggggtcgagggggtggggaatgctacttgccgagagagagagagagtatatgtgtgtcgtgttgtgtgtgataGTTGCATGTGTTTGTACACTGACTTCGCAACAAATTTCGATCAAACATACCATGCGCTTCTTGAAGTTTACCACATTGCACCAATGTCTTTGGTAGAAATATTCATAAGAATTACTTCCCTTCTTGGCTGATCGTGCACTGAAAGTACAAAATATATTTAATAAACTTCCGGTTCATTCACATGTGGTTTATCGACGCAGACGTTTATCGATGCGTAAAACTGTATCAAACAAAATGACGACGAACGCTGCTAAACTGTCAAAAAATGTTTTGCAAATGAAAGTAAGTAATTTCGTTTAGACTCAaatgtctgtgttttttgtttttgttttttgtcgacAAAGAACAAGCATATCCTTCTGATGGTACGTAATGAAACTAAAGATAATTAATGCAACGTGTGTCTAACTAAaccgcccaccccaccaccacactacctatctctctttgtcaccacctccaccccaacccttcccACCACCCATCACACCACTGCCGCATAAacaagggaaaagagagggggggcgggttggTATAGGTTTGAGAGCATCGAACTTGTCATCCACTGAGGCTGATGATAATCATATGGTTTCTTGTGGAAGATTGTTCCACTCCCTGATACTGTGTGATGGTGCAAGGAAAGAGTGAGTACTTCTCTTTGCAGATTTTGCAGGCAGGAAGCTGGTAAGTTTTCTGGTGGGATTGGCAGGTAGTACATTTAAGTGGATTGGGAATTGGTCTGTAACGCATTGCCACCTCTCCATGGTGGAGTTTAAACTTTAAAGCAGTCTGTGAAGTCCTGTTACATTTAGCCTTGTAGAATATCTTTGGTATCCGATTGCTGTTATTATAGTGTTGGTGGTTTTACTGTTGCAGTAACTGTAAACCGACCATTttgtcatgtccactgtgtttgTGCAGTTCATGCAGCGCAGTGTGTTGCGCATGGAAGAAGAGCAgaatgaagaagagaaacagCGAGTGATTGACGATGAACATTGGGTGCTGGATCTGCCACAACTCACAAAAAGAGAGTAAGTCAATTCATCAAGCATTAGACTGGAGTGTCAGAAATGTGTGTCTCTGAGAGAGATttgggggggaaagagaagaaaacttgaaATTAATGAATCATTGGAGGAAAATGTGCATTTTTTATGTTGTAGGTCTTCAGTGTAGTTTTATTTTTACATTGTGgagtgctcatgtgtgtgtgtgtttgtgtgtgtgtgcctttacatGTCAGTGATCATTACTTTATCACttaagtgtatgcatgtatttctgtgtgactgtatcattctgtgtgtattacaatgtggtgtgtgtgtgtttatgtaagtttaagAGAAGAATTGGGTATTTGATTTCTTTATTTAAAGTTCATGATTGCATTACGGCTTACGCAGTATTGTATATTTAAGTTTATGTTAGTATATAGTTAATTGTTCTACAGAATTATTTGTGATGAACATTGAttaagtttcactttcagtacaTTCTGTAACTTAATTTTCATACCTATTGGCTATTATGAAATCTATGTATTTgtgttctctccctttttctctctcgctcactttaACATCTGTTGGTTTGACAAGATGCACATTATTATAGTACAGTGTATTTCAAAGCTTTTGTTATGAGTTAGAATATGTCTCCATTTTTACAGATTCAAAATGTAACTTCAGTAAATAATTAATTGTAAACTTATTTGTACATATCAGTtcgatgtatgtttgtattgtcaaAGTGTATTCGTCATTACATGTGTTAATAATTTCTTCACAGGGAGAAGTTTATTATACAGCCAAGCTTCTCAGCATGTGAAACTCTGCAGTACGGAAGAATGTCATTCAACGGGTTTAATCCAGAAGTTGAGGTTAGTACAGTATGATTTTGTTTATTGGTcacttgttgtttggttggttcagTGGCAAGTTGATCTGTGAGCTTGCTGGCTGGCTTGATGTGAATCACAAGGCATGTTTCCTTGTTGATGTTTTATTACAGCAGTCTTGTGGTGCTGTTTCCAGTTGGCTGGATAAAAGTGGATTGTGAAAGGAAAAAATGATTTGTTGAAGCTCAGTGGAAGTCATATATACAATTTAgtatgcttgatttttttttttaaagataaagataaaaagataaagataaaagtctgtgtttcatttcttttgtttcataCACCCAGTGCAAACAAGAGTGTTTTCATAAGAGGGGAGAGAATCCTCGAGGTGAGAGAATActttgtgttgctgtgctgtttagGTTGGTACATTATCTATGTTTATAGAAGCTGATGAAaattcacaacacagacagcgagctggaagaagcagaggagagagaaaaggagacggCAGTGAGTGCGACAGAAATGGCAAACAGGTGGGTGTTACCTTGGTATCTACTTCATACACTGGCATTCACCTTGAATGAAAAGCATATATATGTATTAAAGAAATTCTGACACTAAGCAAACTGATGTGTCTTTCCCAACTTCAGTTTTCTTTTGAGTGTTAAGCAGGAGTGCAGTATATCCATATTGTTAACTCTCATTTTGCTTGTAAAGCAGGCATTATATCCATACTGTCATGTCTCCCCAGATGAAAAATACTGTTGCGCTTTTGCAGAATCAACTGTAGAAACAGTCCATGCTTTTTGTGGGCATGAGTAACTTGTTTTTACCTGACTGAAGTTGATTTGTTTGTCTCAAACAAAGCAACCATGGCAATGATGACAACACTTTACCATTGTGGAGGCCATCAGGGTTATTCAGAATGAAGATTTCAGTTGCTGACAGGATAAAAGATGATAAGTGAAGGGAATAATATAGCAGCTGCTTTGACTATCTGGTAgtgtattgtgatttttttttttttttttttttttagacaaattttagcatctgtctgcctgtttaatTTTTTAGAAAtatggcaatttttttttctttttttgctttgctCATCACAAAACAAGAGGAGAAAAGGAGCTTGGAGGAATCTTGCACACATTTGGAAACAGGAAATCATTTCAGCACTTATAACGAAAGGCTgcaaaggaataataataataatggtatttatatagcgctgaatcttgtgcagagacaaatcaaagcgctttcacaccagtcattcacacattcatGGAACATTATCTGTAAAAGGAACAGGTTTCATTTATCGACTGTTTATGGCTTGATCCATCAGTATTTCTTTGTGGCAAATTCATTGTATGTCCATCATTTATGGTCATAGTAAGAAGAGAATAAGTTAGAATGTTGATGGATGTTGACGGATACAGTTGACAAAGGAGAACGGTATTGGAATTTAAAATCTAAGACTTTTCCTCtttgctgtacttttttttttaacattcacacatacaaatacacacaaccacatgcacacagccaaacacacacacacacacacacacacacacacacactatcattttCACACTCATAATGACATTCAGATGCATACCAAGTTCCTCAGTGAGAACATCTATAAAACTTGAGAACCTTTGTCTATGTGTTTCAGATATACTGCGTTGGTTGGCCTCATCAGCAAAAAATtttccacaaaaagaaaaaggaacgaaACAACAGAGGGAGGCACAAAACATGAAGATGATAATATGAgtggtgagaatgatgatgatgatgatcagctgATAAACTTACCACCAAAAGCGAAGATTTGGAGGAAATTTTTGAAGCCAGAAGACAGTTAAGATTTCCAAAATCAATCATGTTTGGTTTGACAagagggtgagagtgtgtgtgtgatgtgtgtctgagtgttaaTGCACCTGTTTATGGTTTTGTGATGTATGATTggacatttggtgtgtgtgtgtgttgtattcataGGTATGTTATGCGTGGCGAGTGTAAGTCTACAGTGTGTGCCTGGATATGGTGGTAAGGGAGACAGAAATTGCTGTGGTAAGAAAAAGGGAATGTCTGTCCATGAGAGTCCTTAGctcagtatgtgtgagtgtgaaagaaagactacacatgtgtatgtgattATGTAATGCACACTGTAAACGCTAAGACAGTGCCAGTGTGTTATTCATGTAAAGAAACTGTGAAACAGAGTGAAGATACACAAATGACAACATCATGGATCTGAGCATGAAAACCTACAGTACAATAGTTGTTAATCAAAGCgaaatatgtattaaaaaaatttttaagaacaattttttttaaactcttttttaAACTGTTTTCTCATGCTTTGTGGGAATTCCTATTGATTATTCATATTGTGCATCTGTGGTTCTGACAGCCAAAACATGGACAGTGGCCATTCAGTGAATAAAAATATGCTTGAAATTTaatcactctgtttctctctctcactttctcactttctctgtgtttcagtctctgtctctttctctctctctcttacacacactcactcacacacacacacacacacatacacacacacacacacacacacacacacacactcatgtaataGATATAGGCAATAACTCAGTTGTAAagtgccaaacacacacatccatttccaaatgtgtgtgtgtgtgtgtgtgaaacattggtaaaacaaaactcagaatctacaacagcacatgcacacattttgaaaaaacaacaacacacacatgcacacaaacacatctctctcacacacacacactctctctctcttgctctctctctctctcttaacacacacacacacacacacacacacacacacacacacaaagcctctcGATCTTTATCATCATGTTCATGATAATCATCTGTTCTTTCGTTCTAGTTTTTCTGATATATATtccttctctgttcctctccatcAGTTGGGCGTGCGGTTCCCCCCATAGTTTTTACATTTTTGGTAGTTTtatcttctgcacacacatgCCGATAGTGAGTGGTTTTCTTGAGACTTTGCAGTCACTTTCAGACACTCCCACTCCAGTGTTATTATATAATGCAGATGACAGAGCAAGCCCAAGATTGTattggagaaagagaaacaaaacatttGTTGCAaacatcctaaaaaaaaaacacatgctcacacacactaaTTAAGAGACTaagctttttatttttcatttgaaatatttcCTTTACAAAGTATTTGGACCACCAAATATTAGGACAGATGTAACAGAAAATGGACAAGCCGTTATTTGAAATAACTTTTTCCAGGTATTTGGATCAAGTAAAGGGACATCTATGACAGACAGaaaattaacttcttcttttttctttctttttttttctcttttttcttttttttatagaaataatTATTTACCTAGTAACTTGACAAGTATCATTAACTCTTTCTAGCAATAGAACAAAAGTGACAAGGTTTCCATTTGAAGTATTTTtttgccaagtgttaaaaccaatCAATAGGACAGTCAGATAAAATAAAACGTTGCTTACTCCCCAGCTGACTACACAGGGCCATCACAGGGCTGAACATCTGAAAGTTCTCAAAACAATTTGCAGGGAACTACAAATAATGTGAAAAGGTCAATGAATACATCATTAAAAGACTGATGCACTTATGTTCAGTCCATTGCAAATTGAAATCAATACCATATGGTCAGAACAACTTTAAAAAGACCAGTTCACCCACACTTGCTCAGGCAAACTTGAATCAGTGTTAAAGGTcaattaaaacattaaaaggacCAATTCACCCATGTCTCACTCAGTCTGTGGCAAATCAAAATCAAGTTTGAAGGTCAAATAATGCATTAAAAAGGCCGATTTACCCATTTCTCACTCTGTGGCAAATTGAAATTAATGTTGTAGGTCAATTACAAGATTAAAAAGGCCAATTCACCCATTTCTCACTGTGGCAAATGGAAATCAAAttttaaagtaaaataaaatgactGAAGACCAGTTCACACCAGTTTCATTTAGTTCACATTGAATTGAAACCaaaaaaatactgaaaataatgtaaaagaaattaacaaataatgaggccaggagatgaaatgattaacaaatagtaaggagtggtaactctctctattcacaaggtacacaactacaagttgtgaatggagagagttactactctttactatttgtaaatGTAAAAGACTTTTTCATCAGTTTCTCACACAGTCcatttttttaaatcactgaAATAATGAACAATAATGTTAAAAACActgaatgtatataaaaaaaaaaagaagttacaaaTGATATAGACAATATGAACAATACAAgctgtaaaacaacacaacaaagattaagaaaaataaggcataaaaacataaaaaatacatTAGTAAAATCAACGTTTTAGAGCAAATTAAAACAGATGCAAATTAACTGTAAAAATAAGCATTAatttaaaaaacaataacaatgtttgtttgttttttgatacaGAAGCAACTAAACaaaaatataagaaagaaaaaaaggagggcaCATGGCTGGAAATGCCAGCAATGGGGATTCTCTGCATGTGTGAGCATCATGAAGCTGTGCAGGGCTGGgaatgtgagggaggggggggggaagaatacaAGGGATTCTTAGAAAAAGTAAAAATGGGGAAAAACTCATTACATAGATAATTTACACCGCAGCGAAGGACCTACGTGACTGGACAGGGGAAAACTAACTCTGGAAGGAAAGACATATAAAGCAGAATAGTCTAGAGCAGTACATTCTCAGACAGACGCTGAAATAAAAGTAATCGCTTGTTGCATTTAGCAGTAAAATAATAGGCCTTGAAAACAGGTCTTTGACAAGAGGGGGAAACATAGATGGCTCTGAGCGAAAGGGGAGTggagttaaagcctgaaccggactataaatggcgggcgatttgaatcaagccagtttctcaccagagtctgacactgtgacgtcggtgaaggtttattcaaaataaaagcctaataaagctacggtttggcttcatttatggcagagagcgagatttgcctagcagcttccaatctagacctgaattgactttggaaagtacaaaatgtgtcagctacacgtaatacaaaatttgaatgcagagaaaaggggcggagctagagccgtttgtgtttgcgctagacgtgtctgtcagataaaaatagcaccagcacgtggtactgtccggtgaaaattggaaagcatgcagacagcccctcgacgttggcaaccgtaaacgaccacattgtgtggcaggagtacacggatatctttctccgctaacagtgagtcggtctttgttttgctttcacctcccacatgtttacatttctaccggacacgtgctcgcgctttttatagataaactccgcccctttcccttttatggataggctctagtgcgcatgcgcaaccgaaaccttgctctcgggagttaagactacGAGTGCTAGCCCATGGGACTGGAGAGGAAAAGACATAACACCACAGAGGACAAGTAAGAAAAGTAATGAGATGAGGTGGGGGAAAGGCATGACAAGATTGGCGGATTTTACAACAGAATGAAAAATACTTATCAGACAGAGCATAACAATCTCATGAGACCAAAGGGAGGATGACTCAGATCCGAGAAGGAAAAACGTAAGCTCTTGTAAGATCCTCGAGGAAGTTATCAGACCTGAGGGGAAATGACTTATCACTTCTCCGCTAGTAACATCCAACACAAACCACCAACCCTCCATCTCCATCACTATCCACTGAGGAATCCTGCAAGCCCCAAAATTCCTTGTTTCACTTCACACCAAAACCCTCCTCACAACCCCCTTCCCTCATGCACAACCCTTCtaaccctccttcccctcacacgcacacacatactactcATTAGAATTAAATTTAGAATCCCCAGTTCCCTCCAATGATGTCAAATGTCAGTTTACATGTATAAGTACACACAGGCCCTGACCGCCAAACCTAATTCCAACtcaacacatgcagacacacactgcaAAATTTGGGCTCGTATATTCACATAAAATATCAAGACTTACAGTCCAAATTAGTTgcccacagagacagaccagacctTATCAGAACAGACAGGATGTATCAGACCACTAAGTGGAAATAATTACAcaacagacaagagaggcaaggccttcaagactcacttgtggcatgcacttactacaacaattgaatcaaaacacacaaaaaatcagttGCAAAACGtaagtcatgtgcacctcccaacatagaaatatagaccacacaaagttgtggttgatttcacattgtttttggggtgggttttttttcacttattgttttcaaaattaaagtcacaaaggaaaaaaaatcatttctaactcacacgTGCTTTtctttaaatgaaagaggaaaagcaccaaagtgtgaccaacatacacacacagacacacacaagataggtaataaagttaagttacattttatacatgtataaatatataagatgtaactgaactttttgttaaactactCTGTAATGCATTgtaagcttaatcatagagaaagcaatgtgaaaaaactcaatatgggtattaacaatgtgcctgtctgctttatgattacaattagtattagaaaaaatgacattcacaacacattttcatcatatcacagatttttgtgataaccctgattcaaaACCCAAGACCAGATGGGAAAAGACCGGACAGACTACAGTGGAAAAGACCAAAACTGACAGTAGTGGGGAAGGGTGTAAGGGGTAGGGGTGCTACCTCAGACCTGAAGGATTTCTCAGCAACACTGAAAGGCTTCaaaacaatgacaaatgttttattgagggtaaactggatatgttgaaagcttctttacaccattccctcaccacaaaaaaaatatatatacatatatatatatatatgtatataactctgtgtgtgtgtgtgtgtgtgtgtgtgtgtgtaaagagcacAGACACCCAAAGACAGTCCGAAAAAAAAACCTTCGTGaaactttaaaacaaaaaacataaacgaTAACATGAAAATTGCgcgcacgcaaccacacacacacacacacacacacacacacacacacacacacattaaaccacTGTACACACCGTCGTCACCAGCTTCATATCATACATAtctaacacacaaaaacaatcaaacaaacaaaaaaaaacctatctCTTAATTTCTCTCGTCACAATAAATCGTGTTGCTGTAAAATCTGCATTGGCATACTGGTGAtaggccaaacacacacacacacacacacacacacacacacacacacacacacacattgtgcgcgCAATTTCGTGTATGTGAACAtagtgggatacagagagaagaaatgaTTCTGTACCCAtaagcgcgcgcgtacacacacacacacacacacacacacacactcataagcgTGAGCACACATCCCAATCATCATAATATGAGACTGTCGCAATGCAATTGTGACGTCAGTGGTATTGTGAGAGGGACCTTTGATCTGTTGATGTGCAGATATATTGACACTCACAAGTCACGGCAGcaacggctctgtgtgtgtgtgtgtgtgtgtgtgtgtgtgtgtcttttacatATCCCAACTGATCTACAGAGTTAGATATTGCAGGGTAATTGCTACACAACCGCCGCGGAATCGGTGAAAACACTTTTctaattgaaaaaaataataataataaagttgcAAAATGACTTTCATCAGTAGCCCCACTCCCCTCTTTTTCCCCCAACAGCTTGGATGAAATAAATATATGAAGATAAAAGTGAACGAAGAAACTGTGCTAAAATAGATGTCTAATAGGCCTAATACGACAGTAACGCCGGGTGAATCGAAAATAAGAAACAGTTcggggttaaaaacaaaacaaagaaaaccacttGGATAAACGTGAAGGAACTCTGCTCGCCGAGTTGAGTGAACGGACAGTGACCGTGATTCCAACCGTGTGGTGAATGTCTGGGTGTATCGGCCATGGAATTACCACTATCAAATGAATGACAAGACAGGTGGTACCTCTCTGTGCCAGACACCACCTTCGACACAGTGGTACTTATCATAGACTGCggcaagacacgcacacacaatctttgacacacaagtacacgcgcctgcgtgcgcgcgcgcgcacacacacacacacacacacacacacacacacacatatttacacacacactctctctctcatgcacacacacacacacacacacacacacacacacacacgcaaacaagtacgcacgcacgcgcacacacacacacacacacacacgcgcgcgcgcacggggaTACAATAATACAATCTTTATTTCCATGGGTGGTGAAACTTGCAGAAGCCAACATACTTCTTCCCCCTTTCAACAATCTAGCCCTTGCCTCTTCTcacaaatgacagacagacagacaagacaggcatgacagatataggtagatagacagagagagagagagccaagaacGGAGACATCGGGAAGGACCTtatatccatgtatgtatgtatgtatgtatgtgtgtgtgtgtatatatatatatatatgtgtgtgtgtgtgtgtgtgtgtgtgtgtgtgtgtgtgtgcgtgtgtatataactcgctctgtgtgtgtgtgtgtgtgtgtgtgagacgactGGTACCTGGCGTTTCTCAGTGCTGCCATCAGAACGTCTGTCATTATCTGGAACCAGCAATTTCTGTCAGGCAGGTCACCTGTCCTAAAAGTAAGCAGCGAGACTCCTCAGTCGGCTGTGGATTTAAATTAACTCACTCTGATTTTTCGTGGCCGGGTAAAACGAACTAAACGGGGGTTACTTCTTTGACGTTTTGTGCACAATATTTACCCTGCATTTTACTGAGGTAAGCAGCTTTATTATGTCACGGGTTGGGATACTGAATTCACTCCGACGCGTAATTTTTttcatcggtttttttttttccgcattcGTACACAagacgtacttttttttttcttctgtaaatAATGGGTAAGCAGTTTTGAGTCTCGATTTGGGATTAAATtgaatcagaatttttttttttttttaatagaaaaacagaaaaaaaaaccggcagaaacaagaacaaaagcccTGTAGATTTATTTTTCAAAGTACGTACATAAGACATACAGTTTTATGTAAATAAAGAATATAGTAGATTTACGTATCGGTTTGGGATTTTACTgactgatttttttgtgtgtgtgaaaaagaaatataGCGAAACCATACATTCATAAGGcatgcacttttttcttttctgatttgtgtgtgtgtgtgtgaaaaagaaataaaacgcgACCATACATTCACAAGACATgcacttttttcgttttttgttttttgttgttgtttttttaagagtaaacatcattaatttttgttgtgcACATACGTAAAAACAAGATATTTTATCTATCAAATATTTTCCCTTCGTCGTGCACATAATGTAAGAATGAGATATTTTATCTGTCGATAGATGTCAAGCTGTTTCTTTCGTTGTGTACGCACATaagctgagagaaaaaaaaattgcttgttttttttttctgtaaataaCGATGATTGGTTTGTAACAGAATAACATTAAGTCGACAGAAAACAAGCATCGACAAACAACTCTTCCATATTAAGGGTTGTTGGGTGAGATGAATTTAACTCATCCAACCCTAGGcagtttacagcctcagcaggcttcccaGTTTTTAATGAAATCAACCATTTTTTCCCATCCATACTGACAtgtgtggacaaaacaacaacaaacaacaacaacaacaacaacaacaaaaaacctgaagAAGTTAATTCCTTTTGCTTGAAATTTACATATTTGTAATAACATGGAAATCAGTTCATTGAAACTAAGTTCAACGCCGGAGTATTGTTCGGGAACAAGGATGAACGAGGTAAACCCTTCAAAAACCGCAGCTGGAGGCCATATCAAGTCTCT
This window encodes:
- the LOC143285824 gene encoding M-phase phosphoprotein 6-like isoform X1; translated protein: MRKTVSNKMTTNAAKLSKNVLQMKFMQRSVLRMEEEQNEEEKQRVIDDEHWVLDLPQLTKREEKFIIQPSFSACETLQYGRMSFNGFNPEVEKLMKIHNTDSELEEAEEREKETAVSATEMANRYTALVGLISKKFSTKRKRNETTEGGTKHEDDNMSGENDDDDDQLINLPPKAKIWRKFLKPEDS
- the LOC143285824 gene encoding M-phase phosphoprotein 6-like isoform X2, which gives rise to MQRSVLRMEEEQNEEEKQRVIDDEHWVLDLPQLTKREEKFIIQPSFSACETLQYGRMSFNGFNPEVEKLMKIHNTDSELEEAEEREKETAVSATEMANRYTALVGLISKKFSTKRKRNETTEGGTKHEDDNMSGENDDDDDQLINLPPKAKIWRKFLKPEDS